The genomic segment TTCCACCACATCGTCGATCTCAAGGCCTTCGGCGGTGACCAGTACTTCCTGGCCACGGCTGATGGCATAGACCACGCCGCGCCACCGTCCGGGCGCTACGACTTCACAGAGGCGGACATCGAAAGCGGTGTCCTGGTCCTGACTGTAGACCGTCACCAGGTCCCCGAGCTGGGGCATCCAGTCGACATCGCCATCGAAAGCGCGGGCCTCCACGATCACCGGAGACTGTGTCAGTCCCCGCGCAAACCTTGCACGCATGGCTTCCTCCTTTGCAGGCGATCCTTGTCCAGCTTAGAAGAGCAAGCCTAAATGACCAGAAATTTTCGCCGGAAAGTCGCCTTTGCGGCGCCTGCCGTGTCAGAGGGTGACCGATAGACACCGACGAGAATCGCGCGAAAATGGATTGGCCGAGTCAAGCATCGGCACCTCAGGAGACACAGATGGGCAGTGACCTACACGTCGTACCGTATGACCATGGCTGGGATGTCATTTACGAAGGCGCGCGCTACGCGGAATCCCACCACGCCACGCAGGCTGCGGCGATCCATGCCGCCATTGGCCTGGCACGACGCAAGAAGGTGGAACTGGTGGTCTACGCGCGCGACGGAAGCATCCGCACGCGCAGCAGCTACGCTGGACCGGACCTCAGTGCCATTGCCGGCTAGGCAACGGGCGAATTGAAACGGATGGCGTCTTGCGCCGCGCGCGCAAGGCCGCCGCCGCCCCGCCGGCAAACGTCCGGTCAGCGTGACGAACCTTGTTGTCCTGGCCCGCCACGACTCACGCGCAGCCGGTTCAGCAGGTCGCGCACGCCAAAGACGTCATCGACGATATCCTCCACGCGATATTTCTGCAGCCGGTCCGGCACGCTGCCTTCCAGCGTGACCACACCGCCGTCCACGCTGACCTCCACGTCCCGCACATCGAGCCGGCCGCTGCGGGTGAGGCGGTCGCAGATGTCCTCAAGTATCCGCGCGTCGCTGCGTTGATAGCCGCGCGGCCCCACCGGCCGATACCGCGGCGCAACGCCTTGTCCGCTGCGCGACACGCGCTCGTTGAAGCCCGTGAATTGCTGGTAGGCGTCCGGGACGTCGTAGTCGTGCGGCAATTGTCCAGGTTCGCGCAGCCAGCGTCCGCCTTCGTCGTCCGGGCTTGCTGACTCCTCGGGATCGACAGGCTGGTCGTAATCGAATACGCCATAGGCGCCCACGTAGTGGCTGCGCATGTCGGCATCCGCCAGCGGCGGTTCGCGCCACGGCGCATCCGGTGCTGCAGCTCGGCGGTTTCTGTCCATGTCTGTCTCCGGAGGGCACGACGAGGTCACGGCCCACAACCCCACGCAAGATGAGCGCCACATTGCTTGCTCGGCCACGCCCTGCAGCCTGGGCGCGATGGCCGCAGGACGGCGGCAGGACGATGCCGGCAGGAATTACACGATCCGCCGCGCCCGTGCATGTACATTCTTCTGCCCCCGGGACTTTCGCTGGCTGCGGACAACCCGGCCTGCACCTGCGGGGTTGGCATGAAACCTGCCGCCGTGTCCGGCATCGGCAACATCCGCGATGCGCCATGGACTCACTGAGCGGCTTCCTGCATGACCTGATCGGCGACGGCGACCAGCTGACGTGGTGGCAGGGCGCGATGCGCGCCGCGATCGTGTTCCTGGCGACCTGGCTGCTGCTGCGCGTGGCGGGACGCCGCTCGTTTGCGCAGAAGACCGCGTTCGACCTCTGCGTGGTGCTGCTGCTTGGCGCGGTGCTGTCTCGCGCCATTGTCGGGGCCACGTCCTTCCCGGCGGCCTTGGCGGCAGCCTTCGTACTGGTGCTCATGCACCGCGGCGTTGCCTGGTTGTCGTCCCGCTTTGCGCTGTTCGACCGCTTCACGAGCGGCCGGGCGATCGACCTGCTGAAGGACGGGGGGATCGACGATACGCGCGTCGCCAAAGCCATGCTCAGCCAGGAGGACCTGAAAGCCAGCCTGCGCGCGTCGCTGCAGGCCGAAACGCTCGATGGGATCAGCCGCGTGGTGCTGGAGCGCACGGGCGCGCTGACATTCGTGCGCGCAACGCACCGGCGGCCGCAAGCTACCGGCTCCGCAACCAAAACCAAGCCGAACGACCGGGGCACGTTCGCCGCCGCCGACAGTACCGGCAAGCTCAACGGCACGGCGGTCAGCCGCTTGCCGCGCCGCTGATCATGCCCGGCAACCTACCATCGCCAACCTGCATTCTTGCAGCCCCTCACGCTTGCCAGATTGCCCGGCAGCGAGCACATGCGGCGAGCTACCGCGCGAGGCCGCCGCCGACCCGGCGCTGGGGCGGCTGTGCCACGACCGCAGACTGGCCCGACAGGCATGGCAACACCCGCCGTGGCAGCCGGAACACCAGCGCCGACCAATCGTCCGCGGACGAGATCCTCTGACGACAACCGGAGACCGAGATGAAAAGAACCTTCGCCACCGCCGCGCTGGTGATCGGCACCGCGCTCTGCCTGCCCGCTTTGGGCCAGCAGGCCCCTGCTTCGCCCAATGCGCCGAATCCAAGCGCGTCGCCCGCCCCGGAGGGTGCAGGCACCTCACGCAATGCCCCGGCCGCGGGAGATACATACGGTGGCATGGGCCCCGGCATGGCAACGGACCAGCACATGCAAAAGCCCAAGAAATCCAGCAAACACTCGCAAGAGGGCACGACCGCCCGCTACAAGAAGCCACGTGAACAAGGCGCGCCGCCGGCACCGACCGCCGAAGCGCCAAGCGGACCGAAGGGCGATTCGCCTGATCCGCTGCCGAAGCAGTAATTGCCTGGCGTCGCCTGCGGCAGAGGGCGACGCCCTCCTCATCGACTTCCCGTACTACTCACCGCACTACCTGCCCGTGCGGCGTTATGCCAGGCCTTATCCGCCTTGCGCATGCCGCGCATGTTCATGGCGACCGGTGCCGCGACGCGAACCGGTCAAGTTTTGCAATAGGCATCGGGTGTGCTGCAGTTTTTACACGGGCGGACAGCTGCCGCGGATGGCACAGCACCGACCTCACGCGCCCAATCCGGCGCTTGCGCAAGTGGCCGGCACGCCTGGCACGCGCTTCGCATGACGCTGTTCAATTTCGTCCCGCTGGGGTACGGGGGATGCCGCCCTGTTGCGCAGCCGCAGGCCGGCCTGCCCGCCGGGGTACAACCGGCCAAGGGAACACACTACGTGCGGATCTGCCTACTCAACATTGACCGAACCTCCGATCTGGCCGAGGGACAACACGACACGCTGCGGCGCATTGCCGCGCTCGGCTTCGACCATGTCCTGCTGTCCGGCTGGCCGGTCATCGTACCGGACCGCGGCGACCCGCTATCGTCATTGGCGGCCGTCAGCGCGGACTGCGCGCGGCATGGCCTTGCGCCTCTGCTGGACCTCTCGCTCGATCGCTATCCGGAGAACGGCGCCACCATCGACCCGGCATGGATCGACCACGACGCGACACGCTTTTCGCCACACGATACGGACAACCACCTGCCCGGCCTGCGGCTGCGCTGGCATACACCTGCCGTCGCCGCCGGCCTGGTGGACTGGTGGGCCACGCAGCTGCGCGCGGCGCTGGCCGCCGGCGTGTCCGGCTTCTGCCTGCGGGCGCCGGCACGGGTGCCGGGCCGTCACTGGGCCACGCTGACTGCGACGCTGCGCGCCGATGCTGCCGGCCCGCTGAAGACCCGGCCCCTGTTCCTGGCCTGGACGCCGGGCCTGACGCCGGCCCAGCTTGACGACCTGATCCCCGGGCAATTCGACGGCGCCTTTTGCTCGCTGCCGTGGTGGGACTTCCGCAGCGCATGGCTGACCGAGGAGATCGCACGGCTGCGGCCGTTCGGGCGCGTGCTGGCGGCGCCATCGCAATCGCCCGCAAGCCAGGATGCCTTGTCGGCGCGGCGTGCGCTATGGACGGCCGCCGCAATCGGCGACGGCGTGCTGGTGCCCGCGGGCTTCGAGACCGGTGGCACGCAAGCCCGCGATCCATTGGCCGACGATGGCGGCGCCCGCGACGGCGCGCCATACGACATCACCCATGAAGTACTGCAGGCCAACGCGTGGCTAGCCACGCGCCCGCTCGCGCCAGCGGTATCGGTCAGGCTGCTGAGCGGTCCCGATGCCGCGCTGACCGTGCTGGCCCGCCTGCAGGCGCCCGACGTCGGTGGTGGCGGCAGCGATGCCCCGCCGGAATCCGCGCTGACCATCGTGGTCAATCCGGACACACAGGAGCCTGGCACGCTCGGGCTCGACCGCGTGCTCGCGGCGCTGCCGCGCCCAGCGGCCCGGCTGGAGCTGTCCGATGGCGGCCCGGGGGGCAACCTGGACTTCGGCGCCGCGCTCGATGCGTTGGCCGACATCACGCTGGCGCCGGCCGATATCCGCGTCTATCGCGCCGTCCCGGCGCCCGCCGGCCCTGCCGCGCGCTTGCCGCAGGCCGGCGACGCGGTCAGCGCAAGCGGCCTTGGCAGTGTAGTGGCCGCGCTCGAGGCGCCGCGTATAGCGATCGAAGCGGTCGAGCCCGCCTGCGATGGCGGGCGCTTCCCGGTGCGCCGCGTGGTCGGCGAGCGCGTCGAAGTCAGTGCCGATATCTGGATGGATGGCCACGACAAGCTCGCGGCGGCTGTCCTGTGGCGCGCGCCGGGTCAGGAAACGTGGCAGGAAGCGCCGATGCGCCACCTGGTCAATGACCGCTGGTATGGCAGTTTTCCGCTGGTCGCCCTGGGTCGTCACACGTTCACCGTGGAGGCCTGGCGCGATGCGTTCGCGAGCTGGCTGGACGAGGTCGGCAAGAAGCGCGCGGCAGGCGTCGATATCACGCTGGAGATCGAGGAAGGCGCCCGCCTCGTGGCCGATGCGCTGATGCCCGCGCAAGGCGACGGGCCGCCGCCGGACAGCGAGCTGGCAGCGCTGGTTGACGAACTGACGGCCAGCGCCGGCGATGACGCCGCACGGCTCGAGATCCTGCTGTCACCGCGTACCGCGGCAGGCATGCAGGCGGCCATGCAGACGCCCGCAGGGCGCCCGTTCGCGAGCCGGCATCCGCTGCCGATGCCCGTGGAAGCGGAACGGCTGGCCAGCCGCTTTGCCAGCTGGTACGAAATGTTTCCGCGCTCGGCGAGCGAGGACGAGAACCGCCATGGCACCTTCGATGACGTGATCGCGCGCCTGCCGGCCATTCGCGCCATGGGCTTCGACGTGCTGTACTTCACGCCCATCCACCCGATCGGCAAGACTCACCGCAAGGGCCGCAACAACAGCCTGCGCGCGCAGCCGGACGATCCAGGCAGCCCGTACGCCATCGGTGCCGAGGACGGCGGCCACGACGCCCTGCACGCCCAGCTCGGCACCTTCGAGGACTTCGAGCGGCTACGCGTTGCGGCGGCGGCGGCCGGGCTGGAGCTGGCGCTGGACTTCGCGATCCAGTGTTCGCTGGACCACCCCTGGCTCAGGCAGCACCCGGAATGGTTCGCGCATCGCCCGGACGGCTCGCTGCGCTACGCCGAGAACCCGCCGAAGAAATACGAGGACATCGTCAACGTCGACTTCTATGCGGCCGCGCCGGCTGCCGCGGCCTTGTGGCAGGCGCTGCGCGACGTGGTGATGTTCTGGGTCCAGCGCGGCGTGCGCATCTTCCGCGTGGACAATCCGCACACCAAGCCGCTGCCGTTCTGGGAATGGATGATTGCCGACGTGCGCGCGCGGTACCCTGACACCATCTTCCTGGCCGAAG from the Cupriavidus sp. WKF15 genome contains:
- a CDS encoding YetF domain-containing protein, which gives rise to MDSLSGFLHDLIGDGDQLTWWQGAMRAAIVFLATWLLLRVAGRRSFAQKTAFDLCVVLLLGAVLSRAIVGATSFPAALAAAFVLVLMHRGVAWLSSRFALFDRFTSGRAIDLLKDGGIDDTRVAKAMLSQEDLKASLRASLQAETLDGISRVVLERTGALTFVRATHRRPQATGSATKTKPNDRGTFAAADSTGKLNGTAVSRLPRR
- a CDS encoding alpha-1,4-glucan--maltose-1-phosphate maltosyltransferase — protein: MTLFNFVPLGYGGCRPVAQPQAGLPAGVQPAKGTHYVRICLLNIDRTSDLAEGQHDTLRRIAALGFDHVLLSGWPVIVPDRGDPLSSLAAVSADCARHGLAPLLDLSLDRYPENGATIDPAWIDHDATRFSPHDTDNHLPGLRLRWHTPAVAAGLVDWWATQLRAALAAGVSGFCLRAPARVPGRHWATLTATLRADAAGPLKTRPLFLAWTPGLTPAQLDDLIPGQFDGAFCSLPWWDFRSAWLTEEIARLRPFGRVLAAPSQSPASQDALSARRALWTAAAIGDGVLVPAGFETGGTQARDPLADDGGARDGAPYDITHEVLQANAWLATRPLAPAVSVRLLSGPDAALTVLARLQAPDVGGGGSDAPPESALTIVVNPDTQEPGTLGLDRVLAALPRPAARLELSDGGPGGNLDFGAALDALADITLAPADIRVYRAVPAPAGPAARLPQAGDAVSASGLGSVVAALEAPRIAIEAVEPACDGGRFPVRRVVGERVEVSADIWMDGHDKLAAAVLWRAPGQETWQEAPMRHLVNDRWYGSFPLVALGRHTFTVEAWRDAFASWLDEVGKKRAAGVDITLEIEEGARLVADALMPAQGDGPPPDSELAALVDELTASAGDDAARLEILLSPRTAAGMQAAMQTPAGRPFASRHPLPMPVEAERLASRFASWYEMFPRSASEDENRHGTFDDVIARLPAIRAMGFDVLYFTPIHPIGKTHRKGRNNSLRAQPDDPGSPYAIGAEDGGHDALHAQLGTFEDFERLRVAAAAAGLELALDFAIQCSLDHPWLRQHPEWFAHRPDGSLRYAENPPKKYEDIVNVDFYAAAPAAAALWQALRDVVMFWVQRGVRIFRVDNPHTKPLPFWEWMIADVRARYPDTIFLAEAFTRPKMMARLAKLGFSQSYTYFTWRNTRAELAEYMTELTQTPLREFFRPHFFVNTPDINPYFLHRGGRPAFLIRAALATLLSGLWGMYSGFELCESAPLVLDGKVREEYLDSEKYQLRARNRHAPGNIVAEITRLNQIRLGHPALQSHLGLRIYPAGNDAVLYFARFVPGIGSTFGDDVLLAAISMDPFAAQEASVEIPLWEWGLADHGSVAVQDLMDEHRFAWHGKCQRIRLDPVRLPFALWHVTPIGRPARREAVPAVAPDPHGA
- a CDS encoding BON domain-containing protein, whose product is MDRNRRAAAPDAPWREPPLADADMRSHYVGAYGVFDYDQPVDPEESASPDDEGGRWLREPGQLPHDYDVPDAYQQFTGFNERVSRSGQGVAPRYRPVGPRGYQRSDARILEDICDRLTRSGRLDVRDVEVSVDGGVVTLEGSVPDRLQKYRVEDIVDDVFGVRDLLNRLRVSRGGPGQQGSSR
- a CDS encoding DUF2188 domain-containing protein, which translates into the protein MGSDLHVVPYDHGWDVIYEGARYAESHHATQAAAIHAAIGLARRKKVELVVYARDGSIRTRSSYAGPDLSAIAG